From the Bacillus tuaregi genome, one window contains:
- a CDS encoding DUF2529 domain-containing protein, protein MWRRFGLLKIFATQLNGLFTKIREEQIENIEDGARLLAQAVIADGKIYVYGSAEMSAITSEATSGAEPLTHGAVMTLDDIDQISSVDRVLLVTRYSTDREALEVAKRLSDQGTPFVALSTHQESDDPSFTDMADVSIDLSLHKGLVPNDDGGRSGYPFSMSALYAYYGLKFTIDEILADY, encoded by the coding sequence ATGTGGAGGAGATTTGGATTGTTAAAAATTTTTGCTACCCAGTTAAACGGATTATTTACTAAGATTCGCGAGGAGCAAATCGAGAATATAGAGGACGGCGCACGGTTGCTTGCCCAGGCCGTTATTGCTGACGGAAAGATTTATGTCTATGGCAGTGCGGAAATGTCTGCTATCACGAGTGAGGCTACTAGCGGCGCCGAGCCGCTTACCCATGGTGCCGTGATGACGTTAGATGATATCGATCAAATAAGCTCTGTCGATAGAGTCCTACTCGTGACGCGCTATTCCACAGACAGGGAAGCCCTCGAAGTGGCGAAAAGGCTGTCCGACCAAGGTACCCCGTTCGTAGCCTTGTCCACACATCAGGAATCAGATGATCCATCGTTTACCGATATGGCGGATGTCTCAATCGATTTGTCGCTACATAAGGGCCTAGTACCAAACGATGACGGTGGACGGAGCGGATACCCCTTCTCGATGTCTGCCTTGTATGCCTATTATGGGTTGAAATTTACCATTGATGAGATTTTGGCGGATTATTAA
- a CDS encoding response regulator — translation MEKKILIVDDQFGIRILLNEVLQKEGYDTYQAANGLQAIEIVKENVPDLVLLDMKIPGMDGIEILKRMKEMIPDIKVVLMTAYGELDMIQEAMDLGAITHFAKPFDIEDIRVAVAKYLAE, via the coding sequence ATGGAAAAGAAAATACTAATTGTAGATGATCAGTTCGGGATTCGTATATTGCTAAATGAAGTACTGCAAAAGGAGGGCTATGATACATACCAGGCTGCGAATGGTTTGCAGGCAATCGAAATTGTGAAAGAAAATGTCCCGGACTTGGTTCTTTTGGATATGAAAATTCCTGGCATGGATGGAATTGAGATTCTGAAGAGAATGAAGGAAATGATTCCTGATATTAAGGTGGTCCTCATGACTGCCTACGGAGAGCTCGATATGATCCAGGAAGCAATGGATTTGGGTGCGATTACCCATTTTGCCAAGCCGTTCGATATTGAAGATATCCGTGTTGCCGTGGCAAAATATTTAGCTGAGTAA
- a CDS encoding class II fructose-bisphosphate aldolase, with the protein MPLVSMTEMLNKAKSEGYAVGQFNINNLEYTQAILQAAEEEKSPVILGVSEGAARYMSGFKTIVKMVEGLLEDLKITVPVAIHLDHGSSFDKCKEAIDAGFTSVMIDASHHPFEENIETTTKVVEYAHSKGVSVEAELGTVGGQEDDVVAEGVIYADPKECEELVKRTGIDCLAPALGSVHGPYKGEPNLGFKEMEEVRDATGVPLVLHGGTGIPTKDIQQAISLGTAKINVNTENQIASTKRVREVLENDKEVYDPRKYLGPAREVIKETVIGKIREFGSSGKA; encoded by the coding sequence ATGCCTTTAGTATCTATGACTGAAATGCTAAATAAAGCAAAATCAGAGGGCTATGCCGTAGGCCAATTTAACATTAATAACCTTGAGTACACTCAAGCAATTCTTCAAGCTGCAGAAGAGGAAAAATCACCAGTTATTCTTGGTGTTTCTGAAGGTGCTGCTCGTTACATGAGTGGATTCAAAACGATTGTAAAAATGGTTGAAGGGTTATTAGAGGATCTAAAAATCACTGTTCCAGTTGCGATTCATTTAGATCATGGATCCAGCTTTGATAAATGTAAAGAGGCAATTGATGCCGGCTTTACTTCTGTTATGATAGATGCATCACACCACCCATTTGAAGAAAACATTGAAACCACAACAAAAGTGGTTGAATATGCTCATTCAAAAGGAGTTTCAGTTGAAGCTGAGCTTGGTACAGTGGGTGGACAGGAAGATGACGTAGTAGCTGAAGGCGTAATCTATGCTGATCCAAAAGAGTGTGAGGAGCTTGTAAAGCGTACAGGTATTGACTGCCTGGCACCAGCGCTTGGTTCTGTACACGGACCTTACAAAGGTGAACCAAACCTAGGCTTTAAAGAAATGGAAGAGGTTCGCGATGCTACAGGTGTACCGCTTGTTCTTCACGGCGGAACTGGAATCCCAACAAAGGATATCCAACAGGCCATTTCATTAGGTACAGCAAAAATCAACGTAAATACAGAAAACCAAATTGCGTCCACAAAGCGTGTTCGTGAAGTATTAGAAAATGACAAAGAAGTGTATGATCCACGTAAATACTTAGGACCTGCACGTGAAGTTATCAAAGAAACAGTTATCGGCAAGATCCGTGAATTCGGTTCTTCAGGCAAAGCCTAA
- the fsa gene encoding fructose-6-phosphate aldolase, which yields MKFFIDTANMDEIKEAHELGIISGVTTNPSLVAKEKNISFHDRLREIATLVPGSVSGEVIALDAEGMIREGKELAAIAPNITVKIPMTPDGMKAVSALSKEGIKTNVTLIFSANQALMAARAGATYVSPFVGRLDDIGYNGQDLISTIAEIFAIHGLETEIIAASIRHPQHVTDAALRGAHIATIPFKVIKQLFNHPLTDKGIEAFLADWKTR from the coding sequence ATGAAGTTTTTTATCGATACTGCAAATATGGACGAAATCAAAGAGGCGCATGAACTAGGGATCATCTCTGGTGTAACAACGAATCCTTCCCTTGTGGCAAAAGAGAAAAATATTTCTTTTCATGACCGCCTGCGTGAAATTGCAACACTTGTTCCAGGTTCAGTAAGTGGAGAAGTAATCGCGCTTGATGCTGAAGGTATGATTAGAGAAGGAAAAGAATTGGCTGCCATCGCACCAAATATTACAGTGAAAATTCCTATGACTCCAGATGGAATGAAGGCTGTTTCAGCACTGTCAAAGGAAGGCATCAAAACAAATGTAACGCTTATTTTCAGTGCCAACCAAGCATTGATGGCTGCTAGAGCAGGTGCTACATATGTTTCACCATTCGTTGGCAGACTGGATGATATCGGTTATAACGGGCAGGATTTAATTTCAACTATCGCTGAAATCTTTGCGATTCACGGTCTTGAAACTGAAATTATCGCTGCTTCCATCAGACATCCTCAGCACGTAACGGATGCTGCCTTAAGAGGTGCCCATATCGCAACCATTCCATTCAAGGTCATTAAGCAATTATTTAATCATCCTTTAACAGACAAAGGAATTGAAGCTTTCTTGGCTGATTGGAAAACACGTTAA
- a CDS encoding UDP-N-acetylglucosamine 1-carboxyvinyltransferase, which produces MEKLMIAGGYPLKGTVRISGAKNSAVALIPATILADSPVTIEGLPDISDVQILKGLLEEIGGKVDFTDNDMTVDPSKMISMPLPNGKVKMLRASYYLMGAMLGRFKKAVIGLPGGCHLGPRPIDQHIKGFEALGASVSNEQGAIYLRADELRGARIYLDVVSVGATINIMLAAVRAKGRTIIENAAKEPEIIDVATLLTNMGAKIKGAGTDVIRIEGVDNLHGCRHTIIPDRIEAGTYIILGAAAGEGVLVDNVIPHHLESLLAKLREMDVHIEVGDDQVFVRSVPNMKAVDIKTLVYPGFPTDLQQPLTALLTRAEGTSIVTDTIYGARFKHIDELRRMNATIKVEGRSAVINGPIQLEGAKVKASDLRAGAALVIAGLMAEGVTEVTGLEHIDRGYSHMVEKLNGLGATVWRENLSKDEIEQTKNA; this is translated from the coding sequence ATGGAAAAATTAATGATTGCAGGCGGCTATCCGTTAAAAGGGACAGTTCGGATTAGCGGGGCCAAAAATAGTGCGGTCGCGTTAATACCGGCTACTATTCTTGCTGATTCACCTGTAACGATTGAAGGGCTGCCAGATATTTCTGATGTCCAGATTCTTAAAGGTTTGCTAGAGGAAATTGGCGGAAAAGTGGATTTTACCGACAATGATATGACGGTTGACCCTTCAAAAATGATTTCCATGCCCCTGCCGAACGGAAAAGTCAAAATGCTGCGCGCATCCTATTATTTGATGGGGGCGATGCTTGGTCGCTTCAAGAAAGCCGTGATTGGTTTGCCTGGCGGCTGTCATCTTGGACCGCGTCCCATTGACCAGCATATTAAAGGCTTTGAAGCGCTTGGTGCCTCTGTCAGCAATGAACAGGGTGCGATTTATCTGCGTGCAGATGAACTAAGGGGTGCCCGGATTTACTTAGACGTCGTCAGTGTTGGCGCGACAATCAACATCATGCTGGCGGCTGTTCGTGCCAAAGGCAGAACAATTATTGAAAATGCAGCCAAGGAGCCGGAAATCATCGATGTAGCGACCCTGCTCACAAACATGGGAGCGAAGATTAAAGGGGCGGGTACGGATGTGATTCGAATTGAAGGGGTAGACAATCTGCATGGCTGCCGTCACACGATTATTCCGGACCGGATTGAAGCAGGTACATATATTATTCTCGGTGCAGCTGCTGGTGAAGGGGTGCTGGTTGACAATGTGATTCCGCACCATTTGGAGTCCTTGCTTGCGAAGCTGCGGGAAATGGATGTTCATATTGAAGTCGGGGACGACCAGGTATTTGTTCGTTCCGTTCCAAATATGAAGGCAGTCGACATTAAAACGCTTGTGTACCCAGGCTTTCCAACCGACCTGCAGCAGCCGCTTACCGCTCTTTTAACAAGAGCAGAGGGGACAAGCATTGTCACCGATACGATTTACGGTGCGCGCTTTAAGCATATTGATGAGCTAAGAAGAATGAATGCAACGATTAAAGTAGAAGGACGCTCGGCCGTTATTAATGGACCGATTCAGCTTGAGGGGGCAAAGGTAAAAGCGAGTGACCTGCGCGCAGGTGCGGCGCTAGTGATTGCCGGCCTGATGGCTGAAGGCGTGACAGAAGTAACAGGGCTTGAGCATATTGATCGTGGATATAGTCATATGGTTGAAAAATTGAACGGTCTTGGCGCCACAGTTTGGCGTGAGAACTTGTCCAAGGATGAAATCGAGCAGACGAAAAATGCTTAG
- the glpX gene encoding class II fructose-bisphosphatase, whose translation MERSLTMELVRVTEGAAQSSARWMGRGKKDEADGAATTAMRDIFNTVDMKGTVVIGEGEMDEAPMLYIGEKLGTGVGPEVDVAVDPVEGTEILANGGWNALAVLAIADKGNLLHAPDMYMDKIAVGPECVGCIDINAPVIDNLKAVAKAKNKNIEDVVATILNRDRHAHIIQQIREAGARIKLIDNGDVAGAINTAFDFTGVDILFGAGGAPEGVLAAVALKCLGGELQGKLLPEDDAQLQRCLSMGVDPSKVLLMDDLVKGDDAIFAATGITDGELLRGVQFKGSHATTHSVVMRAKSGTVRFIEGTHSLKKKPNLVIR comes from the coding sequence GTGGAAAGAAGTTTAACAATGGAGTTGGTTCGTGTAACAGAAGGAGCTGCACAGTCATCTGCACGTTGGATGGGCCGCGGTAAAAAGGATGAAGCAGATGGAGCAGCCACAACCGCAATGCGCGACATTTTTAATACCGTCGATATGAAGGGTACAGTCGTGATCGGTGAAGGGGAAATGGATGAAGCACCAATGCTTTATATCGGGGAAAAGCTTGGCACTGGAGTTGGACCTGAGGTGGATGTAGCCGTTGACCCAGTTGAAGGGACAGAAATCCTGGCAAACGGAGGCTGGAATGCACTAGCTGTTCTGGCTATTGCGGATAAAGGCAACCTACTTCATGCCCCTGATATGTATATGGACAAAATTGCTGTTGGTCCTGAATGCGTTGGCTGTATTGATATCAATGCACCGGTTATTGATAACCTTAAAGCAGTGGCAAAAGCGAAAAACAAAAATATTGAAGATGTTGTAGCAACCATTTTAAATCGTGACCGTCATGCCCATATCATTCAGCAAATCAGAGAAGCAGGCGCACGGATTAAGCTAATTGATAATGGTGATGTTGCAGGAGCGATTAACACCGCGTTTGATTTTACCGGCGTAGACATTTTATTTGGTGCCGGTGGCGCTCCTGAGGGTGTCCTAGCGGCGGTTGCGCTAAAATGTCTCGGCGGCGAGCTGCAGGGAAAATTACTGCCAGAGGATGATGCACAATTACAACGCTGCCTAAGCATGGGGGTTGACCCAAGCAAGGTCCTTCTTATGGATGACTTAGTCAAGGGTGACGACGCTATTTTCGCGGCAACAGGTATTACAGATGGAGAATTACTGCGTGGAGTTCAGTTCAAGGGCTCACATGCCACTACCCATTCTGTTGTTATGCGTGCCAAATCAGGTACAGTTCGTTTCATTGAGGGAACACACAGCCTGAAGAAAAAGCCTAACCTAGTCATTAGATAA
- the rho gene encoding transcription termination factor Rho yields MGLNISSLENMKLKELYELAREYKVSYYSKLTKKELIFAILKARAEQEGYFFMEGVLEIIQSEGFGFLRPINYSPSSEDIYISASQIRRFDLRNGDKVSGKVRPPKENERYFGLLQVEAVNGDDPETSKERVHFPGLTPLYPDRQMKLETTNKNISTRIMDVVAPVGFGQRGLIVAPPKAGKTMLIKEIANSVTTNHPEAELIVLLIDERPEEVTDIERSVVGDVVSSTFDEVPENHIKVAELVLERAMRLVEHKRDVVILMDSITRLARAYNLVIPPSGRTLSGGIDPAAFHRPKRFFGAARNIEEGGSLTILATALVDTGSRMDDVIYEEFKGTGNMELHLDRSLAERRIFPAIDIRRSGTRKEELLIPKDRLDLLWAIRKSMSDSPDFAEKFLRKLKQTRSNEDFFAALSDEMKAKRS; encoded by the coding sequence ATGGGATTAAATATATCAAGTTTAGAGAATATGAAGTTAAAGGAGCTTTATGAATTAGCTCGCGAATATAAGGTGTCCTACTACAGCAAACTGACTAAAAAGGAATTAATTTTCGCCATATTGAAAGCACGTGCTGAGCAGGAAGGGTACTTTTTCATGGAAGGTGTCCTTGAAATCATCCAATCAGAGGGCTTTGGGTTTTTAAGACCGATCAATTACTCTCCAAGCTCAGAGGATATTTACATTTCGGCCTCACAAATTCGTCGATTTGATTTAAGAAACGGGGATAAGGTTTCAGGTAAGGTACGTCCACCGAAGGAAAATGAACGTTATTTCGGCTTACTGCAGGTTGAAGCCGTTAATGGCGATGATCCGGAAACCTCGAAGGAACGGGTACATTTCCCTGGGTTGACCCCGTTATATCCAGATAGACAAATGAAGCTTGAAACGACAAATAAAAATATTTCAACGCGCATCATGGATGTTGTGGCACCGGTTGGCTTTGGTCAGCGTGGTTTAATCGTGGCTCCGCCAAAGGCCGGAAAAACGATGCTGATTAAGGAAATCGCTAACAGTGTGACAACCAATCATCCGGAGGCAGAGCTGATTGTGCTCTTGATCGATGAGCGTCCGGAAGAGGTAACAGACATTGAACGCTCAGTTGTCGGTGATGTTGTCAGCTCAACCTTTGACGAGGTACCGGAAAACCATATTAAAGTCGCGGAGCTCGTGCTAGAGCGTGCGATGCGCTTGGTTGAGCACAAGCGCGATGTTGTCATTTTAATGGATAGTATTACGAGATTGGCTCGTGCCTATAACCTTGTGATTCCGCCAAGCGGCCGTACACTTTCAGGTGGGATTGACCCGGCAGCGTTCCACCGTCCAAAGCGCTTCTTCGGAGCGGCTCGAAACATTGAAGAAGGCGGAAGCTTAACGATTCTAGCAACGGCGTTGGTTGATACAGGCTCCCGTATGGACGATGTGATTTATGAGGAATTTAAAGGAACCGGTAATATGGAGCTTCACCTTGACCGCTCATTGGCAGAAAGAAGAATCTTCCCGGCCATCGACATTCGTCGCTCAGGTACACGGAAGGAAGAGCTTCTCATTCCAAAAGACCGTCTCGACCTACTATGGGCTATCCGCAAATCGATGTCAGACTCACCAGACTTTGCCGAGAAATTCCTCCGCAAGCTAAAGCAAACAAGATCAAACGAAGACTTCTTTGCCGCGTTGAGTGATGAGATGAAGGCGAAGAGATCGTAA
- the rpmE gene encoding 50S ribosomal protein L31, which produces MKAGIHPNYKKATVKCACGNEFETGSVKESIRVETCSECHPFYTGRQKFAEAGGRVDRFNKKYGLK; this is translated from the coding sequence ATGAAAGCAGGAATTCATCCTAACTACAAAAAAGCAACAGTGAAATGTGCTTGTGGTAACGAATTTGAAACTGGCTCAGTAAAGGAATCAATCCGTGTTGAGACATGTTCAGAATGTCATCCATTCTACACAGGACGTCAAAAATTCGCTGAAGCCGGCGGTCGTGTTGATCGTTTCAACAAAAAATACGGTCTTAAGTAA
- the prfA gene encoding peptide chain release factor 1 yields the protein MFDRLQAVEDRYERLNELLSDPAIVSDTNKLRDYSKEQSDIQETVMAYREYKEVKEQISDAKEMLEEKLDSDMREMVKEELSELEDRMEELEARLRILLIPKDPNDDKNVIMEIRGAAGGDEAALFAGDLYRMYSKFAEAQGWKTDVIEASTTGVGGYKEIIFMINGKGAYSKLKYENGAHRVQRVPETESGGRIHTSTSTVAVLPETEEVEVELHDKDIRVDTFASSGPGGQSVNTTMSAVRLTHIPTNTVVSCQDEKSQIKNKEKAMKVLRARVYDKFQREAQAEYDQQRKSAVGTGDRSERIRTYNFPQNRVTDHRIGLTIQKLDQILQGKLDDIIDALIMEEQSSKLESAED from the coding sequence GTGTTTGATCGTCTTCAAGCCGTAGAGGATCGCTATGAAAGGCTAAATGAGCTGTTAAGCGACCCGGCGATTGTCAGTGATACAAATAAGCTGCGTGACTACTCAAAAGAGCAGTCCGATATCCAGGAAACTGTCATGGCTTATCGTGAATATAAGGAAGTAAAAGAGCAAATCAGTGATGCAAAGGAAATGCTTGAGGAAAAGCTTGACTCAGATATGCGGGAAATGGTGAAGGAAGAGCTTTCTGAGCTAGAGGACCGCATGGAAGAGCTGGAAGCAAGACTAAGAATTCTCTTGATTCCTAAGGACCCTAATGATGATAAAAACGTTATTATGGAAATCCGCGGCGCTGCCGGTGGTGACGAAGCAGCCCTTTTTGCTGGTGACCTATACCGTATGTACAGCAAGTTTGCGGAAGCGCAAGGCTGGAAAACAGATGTTATCGAAGCCAGCACAACAGGTGTCGGCGGCTATAAAGAGATTATCTTTATGATTAATGGTAAAGGCGCGTATTCCAAGTTGAAATATGAAAATGGTGCCCATCGTGTGCAGCGTGTCCCTGAAACAGAATCAGGCGGTCGTATCCATACATCCACGTCAACCGTCGCGGTTCTTCCGGAAACAGAGGAAGTCGAAGTGGAGCTACATGATAAGGATATCCGCGTCGACACATTTGCATCGAGTGGACCTGGTGGACAAAGTGTTAACACGACGATGTCAGCCGTTCGTTTAACCCATATTCCAACAAATACAGTTGTATCCTGTCAGGATGAAAAATCACAAATTAAGAACAAAGAAAAGGCGATGAAGGTTCTTCGTGCCCGTGTATATGATAAGTTCCAGCGTGAAGCGCAGGCGGAATATGACCAGCAGCGTAAATCGGCTGTCGGGACAGGTGACCGTTCCGAGCGGATTCGCACATATAACTTCCCGCAAAACCGCGTGACAGACCACCGTATCGGTCTCACAATCCAAAAGCTTGATCAAATCCTACAGGGAAAACTAGATGACATCATCGATGCTCTGATTATGGAAGAACAATCAAGCAAGCTGGAAAGCGCAGAGGATTAA
- the prmC gene encoding peptide chain release factor N(5)-glutamine methyltransferase encodes MTKVYEALKWASLFLKEKNRDENAGELLLRYFLDTNRTTLLANLREELDAEVEKRFRGAVELHGEGTPVQYIIGHEEFYGRSFRVNECVLIPRPETEELVLGALERISRLFGDGQPVETVDIGTGSGAIAVSLKLEKPELTVTASDISDTALAVARGNAERLGAEVEFVQGDLLQPFIVSGRRFDVVISNPPYIPVGDSVDMSEVVTEHEPYSALFAGEDGLDLYRRFAEELPSVLKEKALVGFEVGAGQSGAVMELLRQAFPTAHIETVYDINGKDRMVFMETDAVPGTVKRQNHE; translated from the coding sequence ATGACGAAAGTGTATGAAGCTCTTAAATGGGCTTCTCTTTTTTTAAAAGAAAAGAATCGGGACGAAAATGCTGGTGAACTATTGCTGCGTTATTTCTTAGATACGAATCGAACAACGCTTTTGGCCAATTTGCGTGAGGAGCTTGATGCGGAAGTGGAAAAACGATTCCGCGGCGCGGTAGAGCTTCATGGTGAGGGGACGCCGGTTCAGTATATCATCGGTCATGAGGAGTTTTATGGACGCAGCTTTCGGGTGAATGAGTGTGTATTGATCCCAAGACCTGAGACTGAGGAGCTTGTGCTTGGGGCCTTGGAGCGGATTTCCCGCTTGTTTGGCGACGGGCAGCCTGTGGAGACTGTTGATATTGGAACAGGCAGCGGGGCAATTGCGGTTTCGCTCAAATTAGAAAAGCCGGAGCTCACGGTTACAGCGAGTGATATTTCTGACACTGCATTGGCTGTGGCCCGTGGAAATGCAGAGAGATTAGGAGCAGAGGTTGAGTTTGTACAAGGTGACTTGCTGCAGCCGTTTATTGTGAGTGGCCGCAGGTTTGATGTGGTCATCTCTAATCCTCCCTATATTCCAGTCGGCGATAGTGTAGACATGTCAGAGGTTGTAACAGAGCACGAGCCCTATAGTGCGCTGTTTGCCGGTGAGGATGGACTGGACTTGTACCGGAGATTTGCCGAGGAGCTGCCGTCTGTGCTAAAAGAAAAAGCACTCGTCGGCTTTGAAGTCGGCGCCGGTCAAAGCGGGGCTGTCATGGAATTGCTACGTCAAGCATTTCCTACCGCACATATCGAAACCGTCTATGACATAAATGGAAAAGACAGAATGGTCTTCATGGAAACCGATGCGGTGCCAGGCACCGTAAAAAGGCAAAATCATGAATAG
- the spoIIR gene encoding stage II sporulation protein R, translating into MKRKNLAIIYLFILSIGTILSLYIPKNEVTANDALVIPNDAIRLRILANSDSSKDQEIKRMVRDEVNEEITKWVAELTSKEAAREVIKAGIPEIQQMAEAVMAKEKVNQTVKVEFGVVEFPTKLYGQFLYPAGQYEAILITLGEGTGANWWCVLFPPLCFLDFSNGVAVSEGFDEEEEKIADNEDNTQDEKNTKNQDKKKTAVEAEEQKDSVEQTEAVEAVVEVMEEVVTDSKEVAPAEDSQKEAAAEVEEEEVNPEQPAVDKENKQSQSAPVFTGEDEQPVEVKFFVKEIWDKLFG; encoded by the coding sequence ATGAAACGAAAAAATCTAGCAATCATTTATCTATTTATCCTATCAATTGGTACAATTTTAAGCCTATATATACCGAAAAATGAAGTAACGGCAAACGATGCTTTAGTCATACCTAATGATGCGATTCGTCTACGCATTTTGGCTAACAGCGACAGCAGTAAGGATCAGGAAATCAAGCGAATGGTCCGCGATGAGGTCAATGAGGAAATTACCAAATGGGTCGCAGAGCTTACCTCCAAGGAGGCGGCAAGAGAAGTGATTAAGGCTGGGATTCCGGAAATTCAGCAAATGGCTGAAGCGGTAATGGCTAAAGAAAAGGTAAACCAAACCGTTAAGGTTGAATTCGGGGTCGTCGAATTCCCAACGAAGCTTTATGGACAATTTTTATATCCAGCCGGTCAATATGAGGCGATTTTGATTACCCTTGGGGAGGGAACAGGCGCCAACTGGTGGTGCGTATTATTCCCGCCGCTATGCTTTTTAGATTTTTCAAACGGCGTCGCTGTAAGCGAAGGATTTGATGAGGAAGAGGAAAAAATAGCCGATAACGAGGATAATACGCAGGATGAAAAGAATACTAAAAATCAAGACAAGAAAAAGACAGCAGTAGAAGCTGAGGAACAAAAGGACAGCGTGGAGCAGACAGAAGCAGTCGAAGCAGTAGTTGAAGTGATGGAAGAAGTCGTTACGGATTCAAAAGAAGTTGCTCCAGCCGAAGACAGTCAAAAGGAAGCAGCCGCTGAAGTAGAAGAAGAAGAAGTCAATCCGGAACAGCCAGCTGTGGATAAAGAAAACAAGCAATCACAATCAGCTCCTGTATTCACAGGTGAGGATGAGCAGCCTGTTGAAGTGAAATTTTTTGTCAAAGAAATCTGGGACAAGCTATTTGGTTAA
- a CDS encoding GNAT family N-acetyltransferase has translation MSAVIRCALTNDVDNLVTFLEKAGLSAEGVSGTIDSFLIMEDEVGDIQATIGIEQFGEVGLLRSLVMTSQTMKNDVYILFEQIFLLATEKGMTEIFMATNKIGAVKLVELLGFQQIKKSELPPALSQAGHVQHILTVDNSVFLKIAL, from the coding sequence ATGAGCGCTGTGATTCGGTGTGCACTTACGAATGATGTGGATAACCTGGTGACTTTTCTAGAGAAGGCCGGACTGAGTGCGGAGGGAGTGTCAGGGACGATTGATTCCTTCCTAATCATGGAGGATGAAGTGGGGGACATCCAGGCGACTATTGGAATTGAGCAGTTTGGCGAGGTCGGTTTATTGCGTTCGCTCGTAATGACGTCGCAAACGATGAAAAATGATGTCTATATTCTATTTGAACAGATTTTTCTGCTGGCGACGGAAAAGGGAATGACAGAAATATTTATGGCCACTAATAAAATCGGTGCCGTTAAGCTGGTGGAGCTACTCGGTTTTCAACAGATTAAGAAATCAGAGCTGCCACCTGCGTTATCCCAAGCAGGTCATGTTCAGCATATTCTTACTGTGGATAACTCGGTTTTTCTGAAAATTGCCCTGTAA